From a region of the Candidatus Tectomicrobia bacterium genome:
- the rlmN gene encoding 23S rRNA (adenine(2503)-C(2))-methyltransferase RlmN, which yields MDPARVDLKGMEEAGLSALCEELGELPYRGRQLCAWIYGRGECDFERMTDLSREFRAKLAERARVGFFSPGRAEEAPDGTRKYAWELSGGARIESVKIPMPRAEGPVRWALCLSTQAGCAMGCAFCLTGRMGLVRDLSAGEIAEQFLAARRDLPPRERFHNIVFMGMGEPLENFGPSATAARILIHPRAGGVSARRLTVSTVGIAPRLAEFARAVPGVGLAVSLHAADDATRGRLVPVNRKWNLDALLRACRELPIPERRRVTFEYVLLQGVNDSAEDARRLARLLRGVRCKINLLPWNPFPGALFERPSPERVEAFRRELVRAGFTATVRQSKGLPIRAACGQLADDERLAARMNRKLHARSKA from the coding sequence CTGGACCCGGCCCGGGTGGACCTCAAGGGGATGGAGGAGGCCGGGCTTTCCGCCCTCTGCGAGGAGCTGGGGGAGCTCCCTTACCGGGGGCGGCAGCTCTGCGCCTGGATCTACGGCCGGGGCGAGTGCGATTTCGAGCGGATGACGGACCTCTCGAGGGAGTTCCGCGCGAAGCTGGCGGAGCGGGCCCGCGTGGGCTTCTTCTCGCCCGGACGGGCCGAGGAGGCACCGGACGGCACCCGGAAGTACGCCTGGGAGCTCTCGGGCGGGGCCCGGATCGAGAGCGTCAAGATTCCCATGCCCCGGGCCGAGGGGCCCGTGCGCTGGGCCCTGTGCCTCTCGACCCAGGCGGGCTGCGCCATGGGGTGCGCTTTTTGCCTGACGGGGCGGATGGGCCTGGTGCGCGACCTCTCGGCGGGCGAGATCGCCGAGCAGTTCCTGGCCGCCCGGCGGGACCTCCCGCCCAGGGAGCGCTTCCACAACATCGTCTTCATGGGGATGGGGGAGCCCCTCGAGAACTTCGGGCCCTCGGCGACGGCCGCCCGCATCCTCATCCACCCCCGGGCCGGCGGCGTCTCCGCCCGGCGGCTCACGGTCTCGACGGTGGGCATCGCCCCCCGCCTCGCGGAGTTCGCCCGCGCCGTCCCCGGCGTGGGGCTCGCCGTCTCCCTCCACGCGGCCGACGACGCCACCCGGGGCCGGCTCGTCCCCGTCAACCGCAAGTGGAACCTCGACGCCCTGCTGCGCGCCTGCCGGGAGCTCCCCATCCCGGAGCGGCGGCGGGTCACCTTCGAGTACGTCCTCCTCCAGGGGGTGAACGATTCCGCCGAGGACGCCCGGCGGCTGGCCCGCCTCCTGCGGGGCGTCCGGTGCAAGATAAACCTGCTGCCCTGGAACCCCTTTCCCGGGGCCCTCTTCGAGCGGCCCTCCCCGGAGCGGGTGGAGGCCTTCCGGCGGGAGCTCGTCCGGGCCGGCTTCACCGCCACCGTCCGCCAGAGCAAGGGGCTCCCCATCCGCGCCGCCTGCGGCCAGCTCGCCGACGACGAGCGGCTGGCGGCGCGGATGAACAGAAAGCTGCATGCCCGTTCCAAGGCCTGA